In a single window of the Amycolatopsis sp. cg5 genome:
- a CDS encoding DUF4034 domain-containing protein translates to MVFSMIFKPKERRAILAMMREAKKRGVEIDELADLVGPFELMKLTGQYPDVDVTKHGLVPDAQVVKEFHTDPALKNASDAAKRGEWQQAAMLVNATWGDWETRGKVVSRLAAIAADDDTWLKSWQQAEPGNPHAVVVDAEALVYLAWQIRGGKWASETSAAQFAGFERTLHKAEAAAWQATELAPADPTPWSTLITLGRGLSVDHEDFGRRWQGLMERAPSHRRGHDSALQYWCAKWQGSHERMTAFAREGAAKSPTLSGLIIRAAYEWEDANQRVWQEPWVRQGLETHLAWLSADGADNHYVHDDLGWAITGLMRTKRDAEAIPLFQRLGPYAGGEPWNYHSDPVGYFCYQRASVCLAAKKR, encoded by the coding sequence GTGGTCTTCTCGATGATCTTCAAGCCCAAGGAGCGCCGCGCGATCCTCGCCATGATGCGGGAGGCGAAGAAACGCGGTGTCGAGATCGACGAGCTCGCCGACCTCGTCGGCCCGTTCGAGCTGATGAAGCTCACCGGGCAGTACCCCGACGTCGACGTCACCAAGCACGGTCTCGTGCCCGACGCCCAGGTCGTCAAGGAGTTCCACACCGACCCGGCGCTGAAGAACGCGTCCGACGCGGCGAAGCGCGGCGAGTGGCAGCAGGCCGCGATGCTGGTGAACGCGACCTGGGGCGACTGGGAAACCCGCGGCAAGGTCGTCTCGCGGCTGGCGGCCATCGCCGCCGACGACGACACCTGGCTCAAGTCTTGGCAGCAGGCCGAGCCCGGCAACCCGCACGCGGTGGTCGTCGACGCCGAAGCACTCGTCTATCTCGCCTGGCAGATCCGCGGCGGCAAGTGGGCGTCCGAGACTTCGGCGGCCCAGTTCGCGGGCTTCGAGCGCACGCTGCACAAGGCCGAGGCGGCCGCTTGGCAGGCGACCGAGCTGGCGCCCGCCGACCCGACGCCGTGGTCGACCCTGATCACGCTCGGCCGAGGCCTGAGCGTCGACCACGAGGACTTCGGCCGCCGCTGGCAAGGTCTCATGGAGCGCGCGCCGTCGCACCGCCGCGGCCACGACTCGGCTTTGCAGTACTGGTGCGCGAAATGGCAGGGCTCGCACGAGCGCATGACCGCCTTCGCGCGGGAGGGCGCGGCCAAGTCGCCGACGCTGAGCGGGCTGATCATCCGCGCCGCGTACGAATGGGAGGACGCGAACCAGCGCGTCTGGCAGGAACCGTGGGTGCGGCAGGGCCTGGAAACGCACCTGGCCTGGCTGTCGGCCGACGGCGCGGACAACCACTACGTGCACGACGACCTCGGCTGGGCGATCACCGGCCTGATGCGCACCAAGCGCGACGCCGAGGCGATCCCGCTGTTCCAGCGGCTCGGCCCGTACGCGGGCGGCGAGCCGTGGAACTACCACAGCGACCCCGTCGGCTACTTCTGCTACCAGCGCGCCAGCGTCTGCCTGGCCGCCAAAAAGCGCTGA
- a CDS encoding aspartate-semialdehyde dehydrogenase — MAPVLALVGATGAVGTVMIDIMNGRESVPWGEIRLIASARSAGKKITVRGEELTVVALSPEAFDGVDIAMFDVPDEISAEWAPIAASRGAVAVDNSGAFRMDDEVPLVVPEVNAAAVAARPKGIISNPNCTTLSMMAALGALHREFELKELVVASYQAVSGAGKEGVDRLYAELEAVAGKGLGVRAGDVREALEAAGLPIADSPFPAALAFNVVPSAGSYKGDGWYSEELKVRNESRKILGIPDLKVSATCVRVPVVTTHSLAVHATFAREVTVEAAHKVFEAQPTVVLVDDPENGVFPTPADVVGGDPTYVGRVRQALDFPNTLDFFVCGDNLRKGAALNTYEIAEQLAPEFS; from the coding sequence ATGGCACCAGTTCTGGCGCTCGTCGGCGCGACCGGAGCCGTGGGCACGGTCATGATCGACATCATGAACGGCAGGGAATCCGTGCCGTGGGGCGAAATCCGCCTCATCGCGTCGGCGCGCTCGGCCGGTAAGAAGATCACCGTGCGCGGCGAAGAGCTGACAGTCGTCGCCCTTTCGCCGGAGGCGTTCGACGGCGTCGACATCGCGATGTTCGACGTGCCCGACGAGATCTCCGCCGAGTGGGCCCCGATCGCGGCCTCCCGCGGCGCCGTGGCCGTCGACAACTCCGGCGCGTTCCGCATGGACGACGAGGTGCCGCTGGTGGTGCCCGAGGTCAACGCGGCCGCCGTGGCGGCGCGCCCCAAGGGCATCATCTCGAACCCGAACTGCACCACGCTGTCGATGATGGCCGCGCTCGGCGCGCTGCACCGGGAGTTCGAGCTCAAGGAACTCGTCGTCGCCTCGTACCAAGCGGTTTCGGGCGCGGGCAAGGAAGGCGTCGACCGCCTGTACGCCGAGCTCGAGGCCGTCGCGGGCAAGGGCCTCGGCGTCCGCGCCGGAGACGTGCGCGAGGCGCTGGAGGCGGCCGGGCTGCCGATCGCCGACTCGCCGTTCCCGGCGGCGCTGGCGTTCAACGTCGTCCCGTCGGCAGGCTCGTACAAGGGTGACGGCTGGTACTCCGAGGAACTCAAGGTACGCAACGAATCCCGCAAGATCCTCGGCATCCCGGACCTGAAGGTCTCGGCGACCTGCGTCCGCGTTCCCGTGGTCACCACGCACTCGCTGGCCGTGCACGCGACCTTCGCGCGCGAGGTCACCGTCGAGGCCGCGCACAAGGTCTTCGAGGCCCAGCCGACGGTCGTGCTGGTCGACGACCCGGAGAACGGCGTCTTCCCGACGCCCGCCGACGTCGTCGGCGGCGACCCGACCTACGTCGGCCGGGTCCGCCAGGCGCTGGACTTCCCGAACACGCTGGACTTCTTCGTGTGCGGTGACAACCTGCGCAAGGGCGCGGCGCTCAACACCTACGAGATCGCGGAGCAGCTCGCTCCCGAGTTCTCCTAG
- a CDS encoding aspartate kinase yields MALVVQKYGGSSLESADRIKRVAERIVATKKAGNDVVVVCSAMGDTTDELLDLAQQVNPAPPEREMDMLLTAGERISNALVAMAISAYGAQAWSFTGSQAGVVTTSAHGNARIIDVTPSRVTQALEQGYIALVAGFQGVSQDTKDITTLGRGGSDTTAVALAAALNADACEIYSDVDGVYTADPRVVPNARKLETVAYEEMLELAASGSKILHLRSVEYGRRYGVPIVVRSSYSDKPGTTVFGSIEEIPVEQALITGVAHDRSEAKITVTGVPDHAGAAARIFRAIANAEIDIDMVLQNVSSTVSGRTDITFTLSKANGPKAVKELEAMKPEIGFESVLYDDHVGKVSLVGAGMRSHPGVTATFCEALAQSGVNIEIINTSEIRISVLIREAQLDDAVRAIHEAFQLGGDEEAVVYAGSGR; encoded by the coding sequence GTGGCGCTCGTGGTCCAGAAGTACGGCGGTTCGTCGCTGGAAAGTGCCGACCGGATCAAACGGGTTGCCGAACGCATCGTCGCCACCAAGAAGGCGGGCAACGACGTGGTGGTCGTCTGCTCGGCCATGGGTGACACCACCGACGAGCTGCTCGATCTCGCGCAGCAGGTCAACCCGGCGCCGCCGGAGCGTGAGATGGACATGCTGCTCACCGCCGGTGAGCGCATTTCCAACGCGCTCGTGGCGATGGCGATTTCCGCGTACGGCGCCCAGGCCTGGTCGTTCACCGGCTCGCAGGCCGGTGTGGTGACGACTTCCGCGCACGGCAACGCGCGCATCATCGACGTGACACCGAGTCGTGTCACCCAGGCGCTGGAGCAGGGCTACATCGCGCTGGTCGCGGGGTTCCAGGGTGTTTCGCAGGACACCAAGGACATCACCACCCTCGGCCGGGGCGGCTCGGACACCACGGCCGTCGCGCTGGCGGCGGCGCTCAACGCCGACGCCTGCGAGATCTATTCCGATGTGGACGGTGTGTACACGGCCGATCCCCGGGTGGTGCCCAACGCGCGCAAGCTCGAAACCGTTGCCTATGAGGAAATGCTCGAGCTCGCGGCCAGCGGCTCGAAGATCCTGCACCTGCGTTCCGTCGAATACGGCCGCCGCTACGGTGTGCCGATCGTGGTCCGTTCGTCCTACAGCGACAAGCCGGGCACGACCGTGTTCGGTTCGATTGAGGAGATCCCCGTGGAACAAGCGCTGATCACCGGCGTCGCGCACGACAGGTCCGAAGCGAAGATCACCGTCACCGGTGTGCCGGACCACGCCGGCGCCGCCGCGCGCATCTTCCGCGCGATCGCGAACGCCGAGATCGACATCGACATGGTGCTGCAGAACGTGTCGAGCACCGTGTCCGGCCGCACGGACATCACGTTCACGCTGTCGAAGGCCAACGGCCCCAAGGCGGTCAAGGAGCTCGAGGCGATGAAGCCGGAGATCGGCTTCGAGTCCGTGCTCTACGACGACCACGTCGGCAAGGTCTCGCTGGTCGGCGCGGGCATGCGCTCGCACCCCGGCGTGACGGCGACGTTCTGTGAGGCGCTGGCGCAGTCCGGCGTGAACATCGAGATCATCAACACCTCGGAGATCCGCATCTCGGTGCTGATCAGGGAAGCGCAGCTCGACGACGCGGTGCGCGCCATCCACGAGGCTTTCCAACTGGGCGGCGACGAAGAAGCCGTCGTGTACGCAGGGAGTGGACGGTAA
- a CDS encoding nitroreductase family protein → MEKPAETSVPVTDEIARRWSPRAFDETADVSDEQLRAMLEAARWAPSSGNTQPARYLVGRRGDETFKKIYGTLADGNKIWAHRAGVLMIGLVVTHNEKGEIPHADYGLGLASQNLVLQAVREGLVAHQMGGFDPYAVIRDFELPDGLMPRVAIAAGKQAAPEILDAERLIEREIAPRIRIPLSDFAFSSPGNPIF, encoded by the coding sequence ATGGAAAAGCCCGCAGAGACAAGCGTTCCGGTCACCGACGAAATCGCCAGGCGCTGGAGCCCGCGCGCCTTCGACGAGACGGCTGACGTTTCCGACGAGCAGCTGCGCGCCATGCTGGAGGCGGCACGCTGGGCGCCGTCGTCAGGCAACACCCAGCCCGCGCGCTACCTGGTCGGCCGACGCGGCGACGAGACGTTCAAGAAGATTTACGGCACGCTCGCCGACGGCAACAAGATCTGGGCCCATCGAGCCGGTGTGCTGATGATCGGCCTGGTCGTGACGCACAACGAGAAGGGTGAGATCCCGCACGCGGACTACGGCCTCGGCCTCGCGAGCCAGAACCTGGTGCTGCAGGCGGTGCGCGAGGGACTGGTCGCGCATCAGATGGGCGGCTTCGACCCGTACGCGGTGATCCGCGACTTCGAGCTGCCGGACGGCCTCATGCCCCGAGTGGCGATCGCGGCCGGAAAACAAGCCGCACCGGAAATTCTTGACGCGGAACGCCTTATCGAACGGGAAATTGCGCCAAGGATCCGTATTCCGCTGTCGGATTTCGCGTTTTCGTCGCCGGGAAACCCGATCTTCTAA
- the leuA gene encoding 2-isopropylmalate synthase: MTTSEPRISSSRIRKPSRPAPADQPSWNTQRGTSMPVHRYRPWFELVEDIDLPERTWPDKRIDRAPLWCAVDLRDGNQALIDPMSPARKRKFFELLVRMGYKEIEVGFPAASQTDFDFVREIIEEGAIPEDVRIQVLTQCRPELIERTFQSLEGAPQAIVHIYNSTSILQRRVVFREEREGIKKIATQAADLVVEYAGKYSDTDFRFQYSPESYTGTELSYALEVCNAVTEIWQPTPARPVILNLPATVEMATPNVYADSIEWMSGQLERRDSVILSLHPHNDRGTGIAAAELGYQAGADRIEGCLFGNGERTGNVDLVALGMNLYSQGIDPQIDFSDMDEIKRTVEYCNQLPVAERSPWGGDLVFTAFSGSHQDAINKGLDAMKAAADKAGVPVDEHPWEVPYLPIDPKDVGRNYEAVIRVNSQSGKGGVAYIMKAEHQLDLPRRLQIEFSKVIQRHTDALGGEVDPTTMWNAFHAEYLEPRTPLELVRQHVRDNGDGEYDITATVRVEGDEHEITGTGNGPIAAFFDALSTVGFDLRLLDYSEHTLSPGDDSRAASYIECAIQDRVFWGVGVDPSIVTASLRAVVSAVNRSHR; encoded by the coding sequence ATGACCACGTCCGAACCCCGTATCTCGTCCTCGCGCATTCGTAAGCCGTCGCGTCCCGCGCCCGCTGACCAGCCCTCGTGGAACACCCAGCGCGGCACCTCGATGCCCGTGCACCGCTACCGCCCGTGGTTCGAGCTGGTCGAGGACATCGACCTGCCCGAGCGCACCTGGCCGGACAAGCGCATCGACCGCGCGCCGCTGTGGTGTGCGGTCGACCTGCGTGACGGCAACCAGGCACTGATCGACCCGATGTCGCCCGCCCGCAAGCGCAAGTTCTTCGAGCTGCTCGTACGCATGGGCTACAAGGAGATCGAGGTCGGCTTCCCGGCCGCCTCGCAGACCGACTTCGACTTCGTGCGCGAGATCATCGAAGAGGGCGCCATCCCGGAGGACGTCCGGATCCAGGTGCTGACCCAGTGCCGTCCCGAGCTGATCGAGCGGACCTTCCAGTCGCTGGAGGGCGCGCCGCAGGCGATCGTCCACATCTACAACTCGACCTCGATCCTGCAACGCCGCGTGGTGTTCCGCGAGGAGCGCGAGGGCATCAAGAAGATCGCGACGCAGGCCGCCGACCTGGTCGTCGAGTACGCGGGCAAGTACTCGGACACGGACTTCCGCTTCCAGTACTCGCCGGAGTCCTACACCGGCACCGAGCTGTCGTACGCGCTGGAAGTGTGCAACGCGGTCACCGAGATCTGGCAGCCGACGCCTGCCAGGCCGGTCATCCTGAACCTGCCTGCCACGGTCGAGATGGCCACGCCGAACGTGTACGCCGACTCGATCGAGTGGATGAGCGGTCAGCTGGAGCGCCGCGACTCGGTGATCCTGTCGCTGCACCCGCACAACGACCGCGGCACCGGCATCGCCGCCGCCGAGCTGGGCTATCAGGCGGGCGCCGACCGCATCGAAGGCTGCCTGTTCGGCAACGGCGAGCGCACCGGCAACGTCGACCTGGTCGCGCTGGGCATGAACCTGTACAGCCAGGGCATCGACCCGCAGATCGACTTCTCCGACATGGACGAGATCAAGCGCACGGTCGAATACTGCAACCAGCTGCCGGTCGCCGAACGCTCCCCGTGGGGCGGTGACCTGGTGTTCACCGCGTTCTCCGGCTCGCACCAGGACGCGATCAACAAGGGCCTCGACGCGATGAAGGCGGCCGCCGACAAGGCGGGCGTGCCCGTCGACGAGCACCCGTGGGAGGTCCCGTACCTGCCGATCGACCCGAAGGACGTCGGCCGCAACTACGAGGCCGTGATCCGGGTCAACTCGCAGTCCGGCAAGGGCGGCGTCGCCTACATCATGAAGGCCGAGCACCAGCTCGACCTGCCGCGCAGGCTGCAGATCGAGTTCTCGAAGGTCATCCAGCGCCACACCGACGCGCTCGGCGGCGAGGTCGACCCGACCACCATGTGGAACGCCTTCCACGCCGAGTACCTGGAGCCTCGCACCCCGCTGGAGCTGGTCCGCCAGCACGTGCGCGACAACGGCGACGGCGAGTACGACATCACCGCGACCGTCCGCGTCGAGGGTGACGAGCACGAGATCACCGGCACCGGCAACGGCCCGATCGCGGCGTTCTTCGACGCGCTGTCGACCGTCGGCTTCGACCTGCGGCTGCTGGACTACAGCGAGCACACCCTCTCGCCGGGCGACGACTCGCGGGCGGCCTCGTACATCGAGTGCGCCATCCAGGACCGGGTGTTCTGGGGTGTCGGCGTCGACCCGTCGATCGTCACAGCCTCGCTGCGCGCGGTCGTCTCGGCCGTGAACCGGTCCCACCGCTAG
- a CDS encoding DUF5009 domain-containing protein — protein sequence MISTAVEAPATTRNVAIDALRGLTILVMIFVNNLPSGPDSVMPAWMLHHDAETNGMTFVDLVFPAFIFVMGMSVPLALDKRLNAGDSVRQVLWHVVSRAGALIVVGIMMCNDSPDPSRMPLSEAWYWVLLYLAAISFCANVRVLRIAGFAGLLVLAFVYTSEEGLHVINLNPFSLEYSWYGILGLIGWAYLISSLVYLVFRRNRTALLASAVLLLCVYELDSIGIAQHLASLSSIAVLAVFLSTDLRPQPALLFIGGCAAAALLVAGIHGISKVNATPAWCLWAAAITAAFWLLLHFFPARLLAMAGGNVLLAYLLSEVFGYFLEVIGIGSWYDALNDTSVVLALIRAVVTAVLIVAAAIGLNRVGFRLRV from the coding sequence ATGATCAGCACCGCGGTCGAAGCGCCGGCCACCACGCGAAATGTCGCCATCGACGCATTGCGCGGACTCACGATCCTGGTGATGATCTTCGTCAACAATCTGCCCAGTGGCCCCGATTCCGTCATGCCCGCTTGGATGTTGCACCACGATGCCGAGACCAACGGGATGACGTTCGTCGACCTGGTGTTCCCCGCGTTCATCTTCGTGATGGGCATGTCGGTGCCGCTCGCGCTCGACAAACGGCTCAACGCCGGGGATTCCGTGCGACAGGTGCTGTGGCATGTGGTGTCGCGCGCGGGTGCGCTGATCGTCGTCGGGATCATGATGTGCAACGACTCGCCCGATCCGTCGAGAATGCCGCTCAGCGAGGCTTGGTACTGGGTTCTGCTGTACCTGGCCGCGATTTCCTTCTGTGCCAACGTTCGTGTGCTGCGGATCGCGGGATTCGCCGGGCTGCTGGTGCTCGCTTTCGTTTACACCTCGGAAGAAGGCCTGCACGTCATCAACCTGAACCCGTTCTCGCTCGAGTATTCCTGGTACGGGATTCTCGGCTTGATCGGCTGGGCTTATCTCATTTCTTCTTTGGTGTACTTGGTTTTCCGGCGCAACCGGACGGCGCTGCTCGCCTCCGCCGTCCTGCTGCTCTGCGTTTACGAACTCGACAGCATCGGCATCGCGCAGCACCTCGCCAGCCTGTCGTCGATCGCTGTGCTGGCGGTGTTCCTGTCGACCGACCTCCGGCCGCAGCCCGCGTTGCTGTTCATCGGGGGCTGCGCGGCGGCCGCGTTGCTGGTGGCGGGGATTCACGGGATCAGCAAGGTGAACGCCACCCCGGCCTGGTGCCTCTGGGCGGCGGCGATCACCGCGGCTTTCTGGTTGCTGCTGCACTTCTTCCCGGCGCGGCTGCTCGCCATGGCAGGCGGCAACGTGTTGCTCGCCTATCTGCTTTCCGAGGTGTTCGGTTACTTCCTCGAAGTGATCGGGATCGGCTCTTGGTACGACGCGCTCAACGACACGAGCGTGGTGCTGGCACTGATCCGTGCGGTCGTGACCGCGGTGCTGATCGTCGCCGCGGCGATCGGCCTCAACCGGGTGGGTTTCCGGCTACGCGTGTGA
- a CDS encoding LysR family transcriptional regulator, producing MDIGRLRTLREFADRGSVTEAARALHCTPSAVSQQLRALQGEVGLPLTEPAGRGLRLTDAGRALVARADDVLAALDRAESELDTYRSAPRGRVRLAIFQSAGLLLLPGLLHRIAEFEGLEIDVRDIDMVPPEIPSLVADYDIVVAHRDEHAQPFATDRLDSVHLLREPLDVALPAGHRLACKERVELAELAGERWISVNFGFPVDDVLKSLTVRTGVQPQVVQRINDFRITEALVAAGHGIALLPRYTMDVSGDSGLLRRPLAGVRAARHVEAVSRKGASARPAVAAVLDALLAEVAQVTDS from the coding sequence ATGGATATCGGCCGGTTGAGGACGCTGCGCGAGTTCGCCGACCGCGGCAGTGTGACGGAAGCCGCACGCGCGTTGCACTGCACGCCGTCCGCGGTCTCCCAGCAGTTGCGGGCGTTGCAGGGCGAAGTCGGCCTCCCGCTGACCGAGCCCGCGGGCCGCGGCCTGCGGCTGACCGACGCCGGCCGCGCGCTGGTGGCCCGCGCGGACGACGTGCTCGCCGCGCTCGACCGCGCGGAGTCCGAATTGGACACTTACCGCAGCGCGCCACGCGGCCGCGTCCGCCTCGCGATCTTCCAGTCGGCCGGTTTGCTGCTGCTGCCCGGTTTGCTGCACCGGATCGCCGAGTTCGAGGGTCTCGAGATCGACGTCCGCGACATCGACATGGTCCCGCCGGAGATCCCCAGCCTCGTCGCCGACTACGACATCGTGGTGGCGCACCGCGACGAGCACGCCCAGCCGTTCGCCACCGACCGCCTCGATTCGGTCCACCTCCTGCGCGAGCCACTCGACGTCGCACTGCCCGCAGGCCACCGGCTGGCGTGCAAGGAGCGCGTCGAGCTCGCGGAGCTGGCCGGCGAACGCTGGATCAGCGTGAACTTCGGCTTCCCCGTCGACGACGTGCTGAAGTCGCTGACCGTGCGCACCGGGGTCCAGCCCCAGGTCGTCCAGCGCATCAACGACTTCCGCATCACCGAGGCGCTCGTCGCGGCCGGGCACGGGATCGCGCTGCTGCCCCGGTACACGATGGACGTCAGCGGGGACAGCGGCCTGCTACGGCGTCCGCTCGCGGGCGTACGCGCGGCGCGTCACGTCGAAGCCGTGTCCCGCAAGGGCGCTTCGGCGCGGCCTGCGGTGGCAGCGGTCTTGGACGCCCTGCTCGCGGAAGTCGCCCAGGTCACGGACTCGTGA
- a CDS encoding EamA family transporter, protein MPTRDRLLAMLVAFLWGCNFLAIHAMLGQFPPLFAAALRFLVIAVPTILFVPWPKVKIRHLLGYGLGFGTLQFLFLFVGMDIGMPTGLASLVLQASAPFTVVLGAIFLREKVSRRQWTGISLAVFGMAVIAWQQFEHAALLPVILTLLGALSWAFGNLSMRAAKPSNALHFTLWMSVVPPLPMLALSFGFEDGQWKSLTTLGTSTGVVSLLGLAYVVLLGTIAGSGIWSTLMTRNPAGVVAPFSLLVPVVGISMSFVVLHERPAPLEIAAGLVVIGGVLLGSLKKRAQRSVAGAGSLVSVSASSSST, encoded by the coding sequence ATGCCCACCCGAGACCGTCTGCTCGCCATGCTCGTCGCCTTCCTGTGGGGCTGCAATTTCCTCGCCATCCACGCCATGCTCGGCCAGTTCCCGCCGCTGTTCGCGGCCGCGCTGCGGTTCCTGGTGATCGCGGTGCCGACGATCCTGTTCGTGCCGTGGCCGAAGGTGAAGATCCGCCACCTGCTCGGCTACGGCCTCGGCTTCGGGACGCTGCAGTTCCTGTTCCTGTTCGTCGGCATGGACATCGGCATGCCGACCGGGCTCGCGTCGCTGGTGCTGCAGGCGTCGGCGCCGTTCACCGTCGTGCTCGGCGCGATCTTCCTGCGGGAGAAGGTCAGCAGGCGGCAGTGGACGGGCATCTCGCTCGCCGTCTTCGGTATGGCGGTGATCGCCTGGCAGCAGTTCGAGCACGCGGCGCTGCTGCCGGTCATCCTCACCCTGCTCGGCGCGCTGAGCTGGGCTTTCGGCAACCTGAGCATGCGCGCGGCCAAGCCGTCGAACGCGCTGCACTTCACGCTCTGGATGTCGGTCGTGCCGCCGCTGCCGATGCTGGCGCTGTCGTTCGGTTTCGAGGACGGCCAGTGGAAGTCGCTGACCACGCTCGGCACGTCGACCGGGGTCGTCAGCCTGCTCGGGCTGGCCTACGTGGTGCTGCTCGGCACCATCGCGGGCTCGGGCATCTGGTCGACGCTGATGACCCGCAACCCGGCAGGCGTGGTCGCGCCGTTCAGCCTGCTGGTGCCGGTGGTCGGCATCTCGATGTCGTTCGTCGTGCTGCACGAACGCCCGGCCCCGCTGGAGATCGCGGCCGGGCTCGTGGTGATCGGCGGGGTGCTGCTGGGCTCGCTGAAGAAACGGGCTCAGCGGTCGGTGGCGGGCGCCGGCTCCTTGGTCTCGGTCTCCGCCTCGTCCTCTTCGACGTGA
- a CDS encoding DedA family protein, which translates to MHIDQWLNTIPALSVYLIVGGVIMIESLGIPLPGEIVLVSSALLSSQTDHISPLWVGVFASVGAIVGDSIGYTIGRKGGHRLFAWAGRKFPKHFGPKHIEKAKGIFEKRGVWAVFFGRFIAFLRILAGPLAGSLHMPYRKFLAANALGGIVWAGGTTAAVYYLGIVAEKWLSRFSYVGLGAAVIAGIVISIIVKKRMTHVEEDEAETETKEPAPATDR; encoded by the coding sequence GTGCATATCGACCAGTGGCTGAACACCATTCCAGCGCTGTCGGTCTATTTGATCGTCGGCGGCGTCATCATGATCGAGAGTCTCGGCATCCCCTTGCCGGGTGAGATCGTGCTGGTCAGCTCGGCTTTGCTGTCCTCGCAGACGGATCACATCAGCCCGCTCTGGGTGGGTGTGTTCGCCAGTGTCGGCGCGATCGTCGGCGACAGTATCGGCTACACGATCGGCCGCAAGGGTGGTCATCGCCTGTTCGCGTGGGCCGGGCGGAAGTTCCCCAAGCACTTCGGGCCGAAGCACATCGAGAAGGCCAAGGGCATCTTCGAGAAGCGCGGCGTCTGGGCTGTCTTCTTTGGACGTTTCATCGCTTTCCTCCGGATTCTCGCCGGTCCGCTCGCGGGCTCGCTGCACATGCCGTACCGCAAGTTCCTCGCGGCCAACGCGCTCGGCGGCATCGTCTGGGCCGGTGGCACCACGGCGGCGGTCTACTACCTGGGCATCGTCGCGGAGAAGTGGCTGTCGCGGTTCTCCTACGTCGGGCTGGGCGCGGCGGTCATCGCGGGCATCGTCATCTCGATCATCGTGAAGAAGCGCATGACTCACGTCGAAGAGGACGAGGCGGAGACCGAGACCAAGGAGCCGGCGCCCGCCACCGACCGCTGA